From one Gammaproteobacteria bacterium genomic stretch:
- a CDS encoding HAD-IA family hydrolase: protein MIVGSLIAIFIATCVLIVWYFTFHQEGYQGSLDLPQQKLIVFDFDGTLCDSLHTAIREFNALSTQWRLNPITDVNELRNLSSLQALRRHGVSWWKLPMLKHKLVKAIVPHIIKMKLPIGMLEVLCELKKSGFKLGILTSNSYENTRQFLEHHQISVFEFIYFGSAIFGKARLLKKIKLKAKCSEIFYVGDESRDIDAANKINIPSIAVTWGYHSEKLLSEHQPIYTAKSPADLLVILEKKCFGS, encoded by the coding sequence ATGATTGTAGGGAGTTTAATTGCTATCTTTATAGCTACTTGTGTTCTTATTGTCTGGTATTTTACTTTTCATCAAGAAGGTTACCAAGGTTCTCTAGATTTACCTCAGCAGAAGCTGATTGTTTTTGATTTTGATGGCACATTATGCGATTCGCTTCATACTGCAATCAGAGAATTTAATGCGCTATCTACTCAGTGGAGACTTAATCCGATAACTGATGTGAATGAGCTGAGAAATTTATCATCACTGCAAGCATTACGGAGGCATGGTGTAAGTTGGTGGAAACTGCCCATGCTAAAACACAAACTGGTTAAAGCCATAGTTCCACATATCATCAAAATGAAGCTTCCTATTGGTATGCTCGAAGTCCTATGTGAATTGAAAAAATCTGGATTTAAGCTAGGTATTCTAACGTCAAATTCTTATGAGAACACACGGCAATTTTTGGAGCATCATCAAATCAGCGTCTTTGAATTCATTTATTTTGGCAGCGCCATTTTTGGTAAAGCACGCCTTTTAAAAAAGATTAAATTAAAAGCAAAATGTTCTGAAATTTTTTATGTAGGTGATGAAAGTCGTGACATAGATGCAGCAAATAAAATTAATATTCCTTCAATCGCCGTGACCTGGGGCTACCACTCGGAGAAGTTGTTGTCTGAACATCAACCGATTTATACAGCTAAATCTCCAGCGGATTTACTTGTGATTTTGGAAAAAAAATGTTTTGGATCATGA